From the Bacillus tuaregi genome, one window contains:
- a CDS encoding rhomboid family intramembrane serine protease: MFTRTESFREFIRYYPVVSVIVSIHIILYLLTSLPIFPNLMLLEQFSGVNLYIWQGEIWRLLTPIFLHSGFSHVLFNSFSLVLFGPALERILGSIRFTWIYLITGISANVATLLIEPVTYIHLGASGAIFGLFGMYISMNIFHKHLLSRDNRQLITTIAVISIIMTFFQPNINVIAHLFGFLSGFLIGALILRKNA; encoded by the coding sequence ATGTTTACAAGAACAGAAAGCTTTCGTGAGTTTATTCGTTATTATCCAGTTGTTTCTGTCATTGTTTCAATCCACATTATATTATATTTATTAACGTCTTTGCCTATTTTCCCCAATCTCATGCTGTTGGAGCAATTCTCAGGTGTCAACCTGTATATTTGGCAGGGCGAAATCTGGAGGCTACTTACACCCATCTTTCTGCATAGTGGCTTTTCGCATGTCTTGTTTAACAGTTTTTCACTCGTACTGTTCGGACCTGCTTTAGAGAGAATTCTTGGAAGCATTCGTTTTACCTGGATCTATTTAATCACCGGAATTTCTGCCAATGTGGCCACCCTCCTGATTGAGCCGGTTACCTATATCCATTTGGGCGCAAGCGGCGCTATTTTTGGCCTATTCGGGATGTACATCAGTATGAATATATTCCATAAACATCTGTTATCAAGGGATAATAGACAATTGATTACCACCATAGCTGTTATCAGTATCATCATGACCTTTTTCCAGCCAAATATTAATGTCATCGCCCATCTTTTTGGATTTCTGTCCGGTTTCCTTATTGGGGCATTGATATTACGAAAAAACGCCTGA
- a CDS encoding PH domain-containing protein has protein sequence MYEPKRLHPISSVINFLKTLKEFIAPFIILFLFGGNGLGFDFWQMIIAAAFILLSLIGGIISWLRFTYRVEEGELRIESGLFVRKKRYIPFERIQSLDFSEGILQRPFGLVKVQVETAGSSGLNSAEAVLTAIKKEDALAIQDILTSVKRGQSDIVEPIEKSEALYTIKPSQLLLLASTSGGAGVVISASIAFILQFDELIPYERIFKELQGFISSGVAFVSIVLFLLFLAAWFIAVIGTVIKYAGFTVKKVEEDLVISRGLLEKRQLTIPLNRIQGIIISENIIRQPFGLCSVFLETAGGSLEKDSSKTLLLPLIRKKEVASLLSPFLGDYCFTPEIVPAPKRALKRYLFRGLLFPIIIAAAAIIFFRPWGYLALLLLPFAAIWAFLNYKDAGWNLHQQQLTLSYRGIVKNTFFMKKNKVQSLSMAKSFFQEKQNLATISATVKGGIGPSGGQVVDMEEEDSLAIYEWYKYQ, from the coding sequence ATGTATGAACCAAAACGTCTGCATCCCATTTCAAGTGTCATTAATTTTCTGAAAACATTGAAGGAATTCATAGCTCCTTTTATTATCCTCTTTTTATTTGGAGGTAATGGTCTTGGCTTTGACTTTTGGCAAATGATCATCGCGGCTGCCTTTATCCTGCTGTCGCTAATTGGTGGGATCATATCATGGCTACGGTTCACGTACCGTGTCGAGGAAGGTGAGCTAAGGATTGAATCGGGCTTGTTTGTGAGAAAGAAACGTTATATTCCGTTTGAAAGGATACAAAGTCTGGATTTTTCGGAAGGAATCCTGCAGCGTCCTTTCGGGCTTGTAAAAGTACAGGTAGAAACAGCGGGTTCAAGTGGATTAAATAGTGCTGAAGCAGTGCTAACAGCGATTAAAAAAGAGGATGCACTTGCGATTCAGGATATTCTTACATCAGTCAAAAGAGGGCAATCAGATATAGTTGAGCCTATTGAAAAGTCTGAAGCATTATACACCATTAAGCCTTCACAGCTTTTGTTGCTGGCATCTACCTCGGGCGGTGCCGGAGTGGTGATTTCAGCATCGATTGCGTTTATCTTACAATTTGATGAACTAATTCCGTATGAAAGAATATTTAAGGAGCTGCAAGGCTTTATCTCTTCGGGAGTTGCTTTTGTAAGCATTGTCCTTTTCTTGCTTTTTTTAGCCGCTTGGTTTATTGCGGTAATTGGAACGGTTATTAAGTATGCGGGATTTACAGTCAAAAAAGTAGAAGAGGATTTGGTTATTTCGAGAGGACTGCTCGAAAAGAGACAGCTTACCATTCCCCTAAACCGAATACAGGGGATTATCATAAGTGAGAATATCATAAGACAGCCGTTTGGCCTCTGCTCTGTTTTTTTGGAAACAGCTGGAGGTTCGCTCGAAAAGGACAGCTCAAAGACCCTTCTTCTCCCGCTTATTAGGAAGAAGGAAGTTGCTTCTCTTTTATCGCCATTTCTAGGTGACTACTGCTTTACTCCGGAAATAGTACCAGCTCCCAAAAGGGCCTTAAAAAGGTATCTATTTCGAGGCTTACTGTTTCCAATAATCATCGCAGCGGCAGCAATCATTTTCTTCCGTCCATGGGGTTATTTGGCCTTGTTACTGCTTCCGTTTGCAGCGATTTGGGCTTTTCTCAATTATAAAGATGCCGGCTGGAATTTGCATCAGCAGCAATTGACCTTGAGCTACAGAGGAATTGTCAAGAATACCTTTTTTATGAAGAAAAATAAAGTCCAGTCACTTTCAATGGCAAAAAGCTTTTTTCAAGAAAAACAAAACCTCGCCACTATTTCAGCCACTGTAAAGGGAGGGATTGGACCTTCAGGTGGACAGGTTGTAGACATGGAGGAAGAAGATAGTCTAGCTATATATGAATGGTATAAATATCAATGA
- a CDS encoding PH domain-containing protein gives MILEPKNRISGRALKVWRISGAFYSVMFLLLAGGITALTIIFDWPLWISAAAIILFLISIYFFVMLFPSLRWKRWRYEVREQEIELQHGLFVIKRTLVPMVRVQHVDTAQGPLLRKYNLATVTVSTAATTHEIPALELSEAEEMRVYISRLARVADEDV, from the coding sequence ATGATATTGGAACCGAAGAATAGGATTTCTGGTAGAGCACTAAAGGTATGGCGGATATCCGGCGCATTTTATTCCGTCATGTTCTTGTTACTAGCCGGAGGAATCACTGCATTAACGATTATTTTTGATTGGCCGCTTTGGATTAGTGCTGCAGCCATTATATTATTTCTAATTTCGATTTATTTTTTTGTTATGCTATTTCCATCGCTGCGCTGGAAGCGTTGGCGCTACGAGGTTCGCGAGCAAGAAATTGAGCTTCAGCACGGATTGTTTGTTATCAAACGCACGCTTGTCCCGATGGTCCGAGTGCAGCATGTGGATACTGCCCAGGGCCCGCTTTTGCGGAAATATAACTTAGCTACCGTTACGGTGTCAACAGCAGCAACAACTCATGAAATTCCAGCTTTAGAGCTTTCGGAAGCTGAAGAAATGAGAGTATACATTTCGAGGCTGGCAAGGGTGGCTGATGAAGATGTATGA
- a CDS encoding DEAD/DEAH box helicase, protein MGFEEATPIQAETIPLGLGNKDLIGQAQTGTGKTTAFGVPMIDKIDYKKDIIQGIVIAPTRELAIQVSEELYKIGYGKRARVLSIYGGQDINRQIRALKRPPHIIVGTPGRLLDHINRNTLKLDHVQTVILDEADEMLNMGFIEDIEAILAKTPEDHQTLLFSATMPAPIQRIAERFMKEPQIVRVKTKEVTVSSIEQYYIEIHEKGKFDVLTRLLDIQSPELAIIFGRTKRRVDELSEALNLRGYNAEGIHGDLSQAKRLSVLRKFKEGSIDVLVATDVAARGLDISGVTHVYNFDIPQDPESYVHRIGRTGRAGKNGVAMTFITPREKSYLHVVEKTTRKKMERMEPPTLDEALEGQQKAAMEKIIQIIDENNLQFYKQAADELLEGHDASKVVAAVLKMLTKEPDTTPVKLTEEKPLPVKRDRKFDDRKRGYDSHNRKRTPMKSRQGHSHGGKRPNNSQYKSKSNSYK, encoded by the coding sequence ATGGGATTTGAGGAGGCTACGCCAATTCAAGCGGAAACAATTCCATTGGGTCTGGGTAACAAGGATTTAATCGGTCAAGCACAAACAGGTACGGGAAAAACAACCGCATTCGGTGTTCCAATGATTGATAAAATCGACTACAAGAAGGATATTATTCAGGGAATCGTCATCGCCCCTACAAGGGAACTTGCGATACAGGTATCAGAGGAGCTATACAAGATTGGTTACGGAAAAAGAGCGCGCGTTCTTTCTATCTATGGCGGACAGGATATTAACAGACAAATCCGTGCGTTAAAAAGACCTCCTCATATTATTGTTGGTACACCTGGTCGATTACTCGATCATATCAATCGGAACACACTAAAGCTTGATCATGTTCAGACTGTGATTTTGGATGAAGCAGATGAAATGCTGAACATGGGATTTATTGAGGATATTGAAGCAATCCTGGCAAAAACTCCTGAGGACCACCAAACCTTGCTTTTCTCTGCCACGATGCCGGCTCCGATTCAGCGTATTGCAGAGCGTTTCATGAAGGAACCGCAAATTGTGCGTGTTAAAACGAAGGAAGTAACGGTGTCCTCAATTGAACAATACTATATTGAAATACATGAAAAAGGAAAGTTCGACGTCTTAACAAGATTGTTAGATATACAATCACCGGAATTAGCAATCATCTTTGGACGGACAAAAAGACGGGTGGATGAGCTTTCTGAAGCATTAAACCTTCGCGGCTACAATGCAGAAGGAATCCATGGGGACTTAAGTCAGGCCAAACGTCTATCTGTATTGCGTAAGTTTAAGGAAGGTTCGATTGATGTCCTTGTTGCTACGGATGTTGCAGCCCGTGGTTTAGATATTTCCGGTGTCACTCATGTCTATAACTTCGATATTCCGCAGGATCCTGAAAGCTATGTCCATCGTATTGGTCGAACAGGTCGTGCCGGAAAAAATGGTGTTGCGATGACATTTATTACTCCACGAGAGAAATCCTACCTTCATGTTGTTGAGAAAACAACGAGAAAGAAAATGGAGCGCATGGAGCCGCCGACATTGGATGAAGCGTTAGAGGGCCAACAGAAGGCAGCGATGGAAAAAATCATTCAAATTATTGATGAAAATAACCTTCAGTTCTATAAGCAGGCTGCAGATGAACTATTGGAGGGACATGATGCTTCCAAAGTTGTAGCGGCTGTCTTAAAAATGCTGACAAAAGAGCCTGATACAACGCCAGTAAAATTAACTGAAGAGAAGCCATTACCTGTTAAACGGGACCGTAAATTCGATGATCGTAAGCGTGGCTATGATTCACATAACCGTAAGAGAACACCGATGAAATCACGTCAAGGACACAGCCATGGCGGAAAACGTCCAAACAACTCTCAATACAAATCAAAATCTAATAGCTATAAATAA
- a CDS encoding alpha/beta hydrolase, whose amino-acid sequence MIGCLCIHGFTGAPSEVEPLVHFLQRHTDWKLAVPTLPGHGDSLDLRGVLYNQWITHAERELEQLLKTCERVYVVGFSMGGMIASYLAVHFPVEKLVLLSAAAYYVNPKQLAVDIGAMLKDLYQGKLNENELYLRYKRKVKETPLAATLQFRKLVYSIRPLVPQISVPTFIAQGEVDGVVPPKAAQYLYSNISSSSKKLFYLKKSKHLICHSEEREDLFENILQFLKVAK is encoded by the coding sequence ATGATTGGCTGCTTATGTATACATGGCTTTACAGGTGCTCCATCTGAGGTTGAACCACTTGTGCATTTTTTACAAAGGCATACTGATTGGAAATTAGCAGTACCTACCTTGCCGGGTCACGGTGATTCCTTAGACCTTAGAGGGGTTCTATATAATCAATGGATTACACATGCGGAACGGGAGCTAGAGCAATTGCTAAAAACCTGTGAAAGGGTTTATGTAGTAGGCTTTTCGATGGGTGGGATGATTGCCAGCTATCTGGCTGTTCATTTTCCAGTTGAAAAGCTGGTTTTATTAAGTGCTGCTGCATACTATGTAAACCCAAAGCAGCTTGCCGTTGATATTGGAGCAATGCTAAAGGATTTGTATCAAGGGAAATTGAATGAGAACGAACTCTATTTGCGTTATAAGCGAAAGGTAAAGGAAACGCCCTTGGCAGCAACACTGCAATTTCGTAAGCTTGTCTATTCAATAAGACCCTTAGTGCCTCAAATTAGTGTTCCTACCTTTATAGCTCAGGGTGAAGTGGATGGGGTTGTACCGCCAAAAGCAGCCCAATATTTATATTCCAATATTAGTTCGTCTTCAAAGAAGCTATTTTATTTAAAGAAATCAAAGCATTTGATTTGTCACAGTGAAGAAAGAGAGGATTTATTTGAGAATATCCTTCAATTTCTAAAGGTTGCTAAGTAG
- a CDS encoding UDP-N-acetylmuramoyl-tripeptide--D-alanyl-D-alanine ligase, translating to MIKRTIQQLQNMINIENDLTAFQETLIEGVSIDSRKITPGNLFIPFKGEQSDGHRFVEDALKKGAAAALWQKDVPNPPTNLPILVVEDTLFALQELSRSYRNELDIKVVGITGSNGKTTVKDMTTNLLSLQFKVQKTEGNYNNHIGMPLTILSLDEDTDIAVLEMGMSGRGEIEFLSKLARPDVAVITNIGESHLQDLGSREAIAQAKLEIMEGLKENGLIVYFGDELLLREGLSRYQGSADVKTFGRLSSNNLYPVVWETNQQGSTFKINGDATAFSLPVLGAHNVLNALGAMLVAQHFHIPFPKMNEGFASLKLTNMRMELVAGRNGEKIINDAYNASPTSMKAAVDLVSNLPDYQRKILVLGDMLELGEKEKEFHFEMGKYIDPEKVDYVFTYGQLGKEIAAGAQTVFSSDRVLSFNDKPELIDSLMKYTDEETLVLVKASRGMKLEEVVNALLK from the coding sequence ATGATTAAAAGAACAATACAGCAACTACAAAATATGATAAACATCGAGAATGATCTAACCGCCTTTCAAGAAACCTTAATAGAAGGGGTATCGATTGATTCACGAAAAATTACGCCGGGAAATTTATTTATCCCATTTAAAGGTGAGCAATCGGATGGACATCGTTTTGTTGAAGACGCATTAAAAAAGGGAGCAGCTGCTGCTCTCTGGCAGAAGGATGTTCCGAATCCCCCAACTAACCTTCCGATTTTAGTTGTCGAGGATACGTTATTCGCCTTACAAGAGCTATCACGAAGCTATCGTAATGAGCTGGATATAAAGGTAGTTGGGATAACCGGCAGTAATGGAAAAACAACTGTGAAGGATATGACAACCAATCTACTTTCACTGCAATTTAAGGTGCAAAAAACGGAAGGTAACTATAATAATCATATCGGAATGCCGCTTACGATACTTTCGCTTGATGAAGATACTGATATAGCAGTTCTAGAAATGGGTATGAGTGGAAGAGGGGAAATTGAATTTTTGTCTAAGCTAGCTCGTCCGGATGTGGCTGTGATCACCAATATTGGCGAATCACACTTACAGGATTTAGGCTCAAGAGAGGCAATTGCCCAGGCAAAGCTTGAAATCATGGAAGGATTGAAAGAGAACGGACTAATTGTTTACTTTGGTGACGAATTACTGCTGAGGGAAGGACTTTCACGGTATCAGGGCAGTGCAGATGTTAAGACCTTTGGACGTCTAAGCTCGAATAATCTGTATCCTGTTGTATGGGAAACGAACCAGCAAGGCAGTACGTTTAAAATTAATGGAGATGCTACTGCGTTTTCCCTGCCAGTTCTTGGAGCACATAATGTCTTAAATGCCCTTGGGGCGATGCTGGTCGCACAGCATTTTCATATTCCGTTTCCTAAAATGAACGAAGGCTTTGCCAGCCTGAAATTAACAAATATGAGAATGGAATTGGTGGCAGGCAGAAATGGCGAAAAAATTATTAATGATGCATACAATGCCAGTCCTACTTCGATGAAAGCCGCCGTTGACCTTGTTTCGAACCTTCCTGATTACCAAAGGAAAATACTCGTGCTTGGTGATATGCTGGAGCTGGGTGAAAAAGAAAAAGAGTTTCACTTTGAAATGGGGAAATATATTGATCCGGAAAAGGTTGATTATGTGTTTACATATGGTCAGCTAGGGAAAGAAATTGCTGCTGGAGCGCAAACTGTCTTTTCTTCTGATAGAGTTTTGTCCTTCAACGATAAACCAGAATTAATTGACAGCTTGATGAAGTATACAGATGAGGAGACTCTTGTCTTAGTGAAGGCTTCTAGAGGCATGAAACTTGAAGAAGTGGTAAATGCTTTATTAAAATAA
- a CDS encoding D-alanine--D-alanine ligase → MKTKLGLLYGGKSAEHQVSLRTALAVNKALDHSKFEIYPIYITEKGEWIKGNQLNGPVDKVEDLQLQQSGSSSDTEFSAKLFQSDDGKAFDIIFPLLHGPNGEDGTVQGLLEILNLPYVGNGVLASSAGMDKVVMKNIFAHAGLNQVQYVSFIKSEWNAETESAYDQVEKELGYPCFVKPANLGSSVGISKCTNRQELEKAFQEAFQFDRKVIIEEGVTAREVEIAVLGNDNPKCSVAGEIVAKEAFYDYKAKYEDGDTALIIPAKITKDEYKTLSDMAILAFKALDCSGLVRADFFLTNDGKAIINEVNTMPGFTPMSMFPLLWKHTDVEYPQLIETLVQLGMERYKEKQSIKYTF, encoded by the coding sequence ATGAAAACAAAATTAGGTTTATTATATGGTGGGAAATCGGCTGAGCATCAAGTATCATTGCGGACAGCACTAGCTGTGAATAAAGCGTTAGACCATTCTAAATTTGAAATATATCCAATCTATATTACTGAAAAAGGTGAATGGATTAAAGGAAATCAGTTAAATGGACCAGTAGATAAAGTAGAAGACCTGCAATTACAGCAGTCAGGATCTTCATCTGATACAGAATTCTCAGCAAAGCTTTTCCAGTCAGACGACGGCAAAGCATTCGACATCATTTTCCCGCTTCTGCATGGACCGAATGGGGAGGATGGCACTGTCCAGGGTCTCTTAGAAATATTAAATCTCCCTTATGTTGGTAATGGAGTACTTGCTTCTTCTGCCGGTATGGATAAAGTAGTGATGAAGAATATTTTTGCACATGCAGGACTTAATCAGGTGCAGTATGTTTCTTTTATTAAAAGTGAATGGAATGCCGAGACGGAATCTGCTTATGACCAGGTGGAGAAGGAACTTGGATATCCTTGTTTCGTGAAGCCGGCCAATCTTGGATCAAGTGTTGGAATTAGTAAATGTACAAACCGCCAAGAGCTGGAAAAAGCATTTCAAGAGGCTTTCCAATTCGATCGTAAGGTTATTATTGAGGAGGGTGTCACCGCTAGAGAAGTAGAAATTGCTGTGCTTGGAAATGACAATCCAAAATGCTCTGTAGCTGGAGAAATTGTAGCCAAGGAAGCTTTCTATGATTATAAGGCAAAGTATGAAGACGGTGATACAGCCCTAATCATTCCTGCCAAAATAACGAAAGACGAATACAAAACATTAAGCGATATGGCGATATTGGCCTTTAAGGCACTGGATTGCTCTGGGTTAGTAAGAGCTGATTTCTTTTTAACAAATGACGGGAAAGCAATAATTAACGAAGTAAATACAATGCCTGGGTTTACACCGATGAGTATGTTTCCGCTTCTCTGGAAGCATACAGATGTAGAATATCCGCAGCTAATTGAAACACTTGTCCAGCTGGGGATGGAAAGATATAAAGAAAAGCAAAGCATTAAATATACCTTTTAA
- a CDS encoding DMT family transporter: MEWIYLIIAGLCEVGFVIFMKLSDGFTRHRYTLLTLIFSAFSFYFLAKALLIIPIGTGYGIWTGIGAAGSVILGILFFGESRNWKRVMFLLMIIAGVVGLKSIG, translated from the coding sequence ATGGAATGGATTTATTTGATTATAGCTGGATTGTGTGAGGTTGGTTTTGTTATTTTTATGAAGCTGTCTGATGGATTTACCCGACACCGATATACTCTCTTAACCTTGATTTTTAGCGCCTTTAGCTTTTACTTTTTAGCCAAGGCGTTACTGATTATCCCGATTGGGACAGGCTATGGAATTTGGACAGGAATTGGAGCAGCAGGCAGTGTGATCCTTGGGATTTTATTCTTTGGTGAATCACGCAATTGGAAGCGGGTTATGTTTCTCCTTATGATTATTGCTGGCGTAGTTGGTTTGAAGTCCATAGGTTAA
- a CDS encoding DMT family transporter: MPWVLLLLAGLSEIVWAFGLKYSEGFTNPLWSAVTIFFILVSFLLFAKAMKTIPVGTAYAVFTGIGAAGTVIISMMLLNESGGFLKIFFLSLLIGGIIGLKMTMGENEQEKEI; encoded by the coding sequence ATGCCGTGGGTATTGTTATTACTTGCTGGTTTAAGTGAAATTGTTTGGGCATTCGGTTTGAAATATTCAGAAGGTTTTACTAATCCATTATGGTCTGCTGTTACCATCTTCTTTATTTTGGTTAGCTTTCTTTTATTTGCAAAAGCGATGAAGACAATTCCGGTTGGGACGGCCTATGCTGTGTTTACGGGAATAGGAGCAGCAGGTACTGTGATTATTAGTATGATGTTATTAAATGAGTCAGGTGGTTTTTTGAAAATTTTCTTTCTAAGCCTCTTAATTGGCGGTATTATTGGCTTAAAAATGACAATGGGTGAAAATGAACAGGAAAAGGAAATATAG
- a CDS encoding histidine phosphatase family protein translates to MLKLYIVRHGETEWNKVDRIQGRLNSDLTEKGREYARLLGDKLKNTPFTGIISSPSQRAIETAQLIRGTETTPIQTDERIMEMHLGLWQGLTTKEIKEQFPSQYKTYMNQPNHYQKSGDGESFIEMFERAQDFLNEIQNSEMSGNLLVITHGLFIKVLYLIFKAVDIKDFWTEETVEGTSLTIVKLENGRFELLVEGDMSHVTQN, encoded by the coding sequence ATGCTAAAGTTATATATTGTTAGGCATGGGGAAACAGAGTGGAATAAGGTGGACCGCATTCAAGGAAGACTTAATTCAGATTTGACTGAAAAGGGCCGGGAATACGCAAGGCTGCTTGGTGACAAGCTGAAGAATACCCCGTTCACAGGAATCATCTCAAGCCCAAGTCAACGGGCCATAGAAACAGCGCAGCTCATTCGTGGGACCGAAACCACTCCTATCCAGACAGACGAACGGATTATGGAGATGCACTTAGGCCTCTGGCAGGGATTAACAACAAAGGAAATCAAGGAACAATTCCCATCACAGTATAAAACATATATGAATCAGCCTAATCATTATCAAAAAAGCGGTGACGGAGAATCATTCATCGAAATGTTTGAAAGAGCACAAGATTTTTTAAATGAAATACAAAATAGTGAAATGAGTGGAAACCTTTTAGTAATTACACATGGTCTGTTTATTAAAGTTCTTTATCTGATTTTTAAAGCGGTAGATATAAAGGACTTTTGGACGGAAGAAACTGTGGAAGGAACAAGCCTAACAATTGTGAAATTAGAAAATGGGCGGTTTGAGTTATTGGTCGAGGGCGATATGAGTCATGTCACGCAAAATTGA
- a CDS encoding ECF transporter S component: MNIKRISLISLFIALSVVGASIKIPAVVSSVALDMVPALIAGALIGSLPGAFVALFGHLVSALIGGMPLGPFHFLIAVEMALLAWLFTEIYRKGKGILASILFVIGNTFLSPLPFLFIMGTGFYIGMIPSLLIGSLLNTILALLLSSRLANVFLHKETVK, translated from the coding sequence ATGAACATAAAAAGGATTAGTCTGATTAGTTTATTCATTGCGCTGTCTGTTGTTGGGGCTTCGATTAAAATCCCGGCTGTTGTGTCCAGTGTTGCGTTAGATATGGTACCCGCTCTAATTGCGGGTGCCCTAATAGGAAGTCTTCCAGGGGCATTCGTTGCCCTTTTTGGTCATCTTGTCTCTGCGCTGATTGGCGGAATGCCATTAGGACCCTTTCACTTCTTAATTGCTGTGGAAATGGCCTTGCTTGCATGGTTGTTTACGGAAATTTATCGTAAGGGTAAAGGGATCTTAGCTAGTATTCTCTTTGTGATTGGAAATACATTTCTTTCACCTTTACCGTTTTTATTTATTATGGGTACTGGCTTCTATATCGGTATGATTCCATCTTTGCTAATTGGCTCCTTGCTCAATACGATACTTGCACTGTTACTGTCATCTCGCTTAGCAAATGTTTTTCTCCATAAGGAAACGGTAAAATGA
- a CDS encoding cob(I)yrinic acid a,c-diamide adenosyltransferase: MKLYTRTGDKGQTSIIGGRVDKDDVRVEAYGTVDEVNSFVGQAVTQLDKNIFKDILDDLEKIQHELFDCGGDLANVTKKREPKLTSESITYLEARIDELITEAPELERFILPGGSPAAATLHIARTITRRAERLVVKLLKEDNEYQRQLQFLNRLSDYFFAVARVVNARLNVKDIVYVRSAPVFRGGKRSEAAENEHKKD; the protein is encoded by the coding sequence ATGAAATTATATACGAGAACAGGCGATAAAGGGCAAACCAGTATTATTGGCGGCAGAGTGGATAAGGATGATGTTAGAGTAGAGGCTTATGGAACGGTTGATGAAGTTAATAGTTTTGTTGGTCAGGCGGTAACACAGCTAGATAAGAATATATTTAAGGATATTCTAGATGATTTAGAAAAAATTCAACATGAGCTTTTTGACTGCGGCGGCGATTTAGCAAATGTCACGAAAAAACGGGAGCCTAAATTAACGAGTGAATCGATTACTTATTTGGAAGCTCGAATTGATGAATTGATAACAGAAGCTCCGGAGCTCGAGAGATTTATTTTACCCGGTGGCTCTCCTGCGGCAGCTACTCTTCATATCGCGCGTACCATTACAAGAAGAGCAGAGCGTCTAGTCGTTAAGCTGTTGAAGGAGGACAATGAATATCAACGTCAGCTACAATTTCTGAACAGGCTTTCTGATTACTTCTTTGCCGTTGCTCGAGTGGTGAATGCCCGACTGAATGTAAAGGATATAGTATATGTCCGCAGCGCACCGGTATTCCGCGGTGGTAAGAGAAGCGAGGCAGCTGAAAATGAACATAAAAAGGATTAG
- a CDS encoding bifunctional adenosylcobinamide kinase/adenosylcobinamide-phosphate guanylyltransferase, which yields MHFVTGGAFNGKSKWVKAYNQLTKENNRWISAYQHENLPDSLDSIPDILVLEGIEHWVKVLLKHQDEGAVREKWYTLLQQWKQWEKGKPGRMVTLIGSDLTKGIVPATLEERVWRDVTGRVFQEIAAASDRVDLIWYGMNQRIK from the coding sequence TTGCACTTTGTTACGGGCGGTGCCTTTAATGGAAAATCAAAATGGGTAAAGGCATATAATCAACTAACTAAAGAAAACAACCGTTGGATTTCTGCTTATCAGCACGAGAATTTACCGGACAGCTTAGACTCTATTCCGGACATTTTAGTATTAGAGGGAATTGAGCATTGGGTCAAGGTGTTGCTAAAGCATCAAGATGAAGGGGCTGTTAGAGAAAAATGGTACACGCTCCTGCAGCAATGGAAGCAGTGGGAAAAAGGGAAGCCGGGAAGAATGGTTACTTTAATCGGTTCGGATTTAACGAAGGGAATTGTCCCGGCTACCCTAGAGGAGCGAGTGTGGCGTGATGTTACAGGAAGGGTTTTTCAGGAAATAGCAGCGGCTTCAGACCGTGTGGACCTTATCTGGTATGGAATGAATCAAAGAATAAAATAG
- a CDS encoding histidine phosphatase family protein codes for MDDAVVVALFRHGLTEENRRKAYIGWTDSPICEDVKEALAGNCFQPSPYERIVTSDLQRCLQTAQILFPEQKTTAFPEFRELHFGEWEGKTYAELTGDRYYEKWLSNQYEMIPPQGESYSVFAKRVDEGWRRVLSMMKEDNIQRLAIVTHGGVIRYFLSKLYEKRDFWEWKVPHGNGFELVWSQEEAFRRGERCTLLRAVPLMENQNG; via the coding sequence ATGGATGACGCTGTGGTTGTGGCATTATTTCGCCACGGTTTAACTGAGGAGAATAGACGGAAGGCTTATATTGGCTGGACAGATTCTCCTATTTGTGAAGATGTAAAAGAGGCATTGGCCGGAAATTGTTTTCAGCCTTCTCCGTATGAAAGAATCGTGACAAGTGATTTACAACGCTGTTTACAAACCGCTCAAATATTGTTTCCTGAGCAGAAAACGACGGCATTCCCTGAATTTCGCGAGCTTCATTTTGGTGAATGGGAAGGAAAAACATATGCTGAGCTGACGGGGGACCGTTATTATGAAAAATGGCTAAGCAATCAATATGAGATGATTCCGCCTCAAGGTGAAAGCTATTCTGTTTTTGCCAAAAGAGTTGATGAGGGGTGGCGAAGGGTACTTTCGATGATGAAGGAGGACAATATTCAGCGCCTTGCGATTGTGACACATGGTGGGGTTATTCGTTACTTTTTATCAAAGCTATATGAAAAGCGTGATTTTTGGGAGTGGAAGGTTCCTCATGGAAATGGGTTCGAGCTCGTGTGGTCACAAGAAGAAGCTTTCAGGAGGGGTGAACGTTGCACTTTGTTACGGGCGGTGCCTTTAATGGAAAATCAAAATGGGTAA